The genomic DNA CTTATTTCTCAGGTAAgacatttcaaaaaaaaaattaaggaAACAATAGTAATCATATAGTTTTAAACTATTTCCAAGTTCTCACGCAACAACAATGGACATTAAAGACAATGCAATAAGGCGGCTCAAACTAGTCCAAGAAGAAAATAGGCAGTAGCACATAATTTCACCAGCTTAATCGTTTTTTATACAAATATAAACTTTCTAACCAAGTTGCATAAAAGGTATAAACTACAGAACTCCCGAGTACTAGAGTGAGATTGGAGTGAGAAATGGACATTCATTATGTATGAACTTAATCTATGCTAAAGCACTTGAACGAGGACATTTTAAGTTCATATTCTACTTAATTTTTTGTAATAAAATAAAACTTATAGTTTCTCACAAAACCAAGTTGTATAAAATGTATAGATTACAGAACTTCCGAGTATAATAGGGTGAGTAGTGGAGAGAGAAATGGACATTCATAATGTATGAACTCAATCTATGCTAAGCACTTGAACAACGAGGCCAAAGACTATAAGTTCCTTTTCAACAAAGACAAACACCCCTAATATCTTTGCATCCAATTCCGACCCTCTATCCAACAAATAGACCTATATCATCTTTGCATCCAGTTATGACCCTCTATCCGACAAACAGCATTATATCATCTTTGCATCAAACTCTGACCCTCTATACCACAAACAATCATATATATCAAACTCTGACCCTCTATCCTCCAACTCTGATCCTCTATTCGACAAACAATGAATCCTATATCATCTTTAAATCCCACTCTGACCCTCTATCTGACAAACAATCCTGTACTTTTATAAGCTTAGCCTAGAAAATACCCCTAATAACAGCTTAATGGTTTAACCCTCAATGGACGCATGTATGTGTGCACATATTTAAATACTAGTATTGACCTAACCCGAAAACCACCCATTACTAGTAGGTATTTGGTTCCACAAAAATAGACAAATTTTCTCTTACATTTGTTATATAATTACACTGATATCCACAATTTTAATATCGCGCAATCGCATACTTTGGATATCAACAGATAACCGCAAAGCAAATGTAATATAAAAAAAACCGAGTTAATCATAAAACATACGAGCATTTTCCGAAACTCCTCCTCAGCCAGCAATCTTTCAGCAGCCTGGACCTTCTTAGCTTCCAACTTAGCCGCTTTCCGTTGTTGATTGGCAACCCGAAGAGCTTCCTTCTTGGCCTCATCTTTCCTCATCTTGTCAATCCTCTGGACTTCCATTTCTTGAATATACTCTTTTCGAACCTCTTTGACTTGCTTAGCATACTGTCTTCTTAGCATAGCAAGCTTCCAATTGGCGTCCTTAGGGTTCTTGGGTGGGTCCCAGCTGTTGAGGAATTGATTTGGGGAAGTGTAAGAGTGAGTGTTCTGGTGGTGGGTGTGGTGGGTTTGTGGGGATGATGACGAAACGGCGGCGTATTGGCGGGTTGAGAAGAAGAGGGGTTTTAGGGTTTGCGTTTTGGAGTTTGATCGGAGGAAGAGTGATGCCATTGAGATTGGTGGATTTGTGAAATGAAGATTAAGGTTTTGATTGGGGTTTAGACTGTTAAACATTTCTACTAAAAAAATAAAGAGGAAGGtacaaataaattaaataaataaaattatactcCTTCTGTCTCATTGAATATTATACGGCACGtttttcaatatttatttaaaacataacttcacaatatttttttaaaaaaaattttgaataaaagtttcatgtttaaacttttattcaaaaaaaaaattgaaaaaaacattatcaaactatactttatagaagTCTCAAAATACATGCAAATAGTAAATGTATATAATTgaatgggacggagggagtaattaacaaaatatcatcattttataatattgtCTTATGCGTAAAAAATATATCTGTACTAGTCTATACTATCTATATCTATACTATCTATATTAGTTTTATATCGGTGCAATGCACTCggtgatttataaatattttataatatttatttttttaaaaaaattgctATGTTTGTTAATTTAGttctataatttaattttatttacttttagtggtaataatatatattattatattaaaaacgaaaTAATGAAAGTTTAGTTGGTAGTTTATGCAtcgtaattatagtaatatttaaaacactcttataaatagattaatatttatgatagaattatttaaatataaatagaATTGTAATATGTCTAATAGTCTtgatttatataaaataatatataatattcactCGAAATAATAAATAATACTCACTCGAGTTGGTTAAATAAAATTTTACTAGTGATTCAGCCTTAAAtagaaattaaaaattaactacaCACAGTTACTTAGATTACAGTTACCTAGATTCAtgttaaaattaaaattaaacttaaaataagaaaataattagCATAAATTTTTATCTTTGATACATTATTTTTTTACCATAAATCCGGGTTTAAAcaaattgaaataaaataaatttaaatataattagttggatttaATCGGTATACCAAACTAAAGATAATTCGTATATGATCTAAAATTTACCtttaaattaaaacaaaattatctttcATAAAAACACATATTGACATTAATAAAACTATATCTCCTAATTAGTGACACTTTTTAAACTAAAACAACACTAACTTATATAAatgtatatttaaaattattatatattattaaaaaattctaataattaaatttctgagttatatatataactttatttaattttagaatgTGAATTTGATGTATTTTTATGTTTTGTAATTTTGAAATTAACAAAATTTGTAGTATTTTATTTTTTCCTAAATATCATTGTTATGTTGTATAGA from Apium graveolens cultivar Ventura chromosome 5, ASM990537v1, whole genome shotgun sequence includes the following:
- the LOC141725042 gene encoding uncharacterized protein LOC141725042 yields the protein MASLFLRSNSKTQTLKPLFFSTRQYAAVSSSSPQTHHTHHQNTHSYTSPNQFLNSWDPPKNPKDANWKLAMLRRQYAKQVKEVRKEYIQEMEVQRIDKMRKDEAKKEALRVANQQRKAAKLEAKKVQAAERLLAEEEFRKMLIKERTEKLEYWKKRESLVQEKKEKKKEDLRRQSSLWIEENKLEARTLEALVDGSNNFKPRTLKDSSHFSP